The Pan paniscus chromosome 1, NHGRI_mPanPan1-v2.0_pri, whole genome shotgun sequence genome has a segment encoding these proteins:
- the LOC130541076 gene encoding small proline-rich protein 2D-like: MSYQQQQCKQPCQPPPVCPTPKCPEPCPPPKCPEPCPPPKCPQPCPPQQCQQKYPPVTPSPPCQPKCPPKSK, encoded by the coding sequence ATGTCTTATCAACAGCAGCAGTGCAAGCAGCCCTGCCAGCCACCTCCTGTGTGCCCCACGCCAAAGTGCCCAGAGCCATGCCCACCCCCGAAGTGCCCTGAGCCCTGCCCACCACCAAAGTGTCCACagccctgcccacctcagcagTGCCAGCAGAAATATCCTCCTGTGacaccttccccaccctgccagcCAAAGTGTCCACCGAAGAGCAAGTAA